A window of Onychostoma macrolepis isolate SWU-2019 chromosome 01, ASM1243209v1, whole genome shotgun sequence contains these coding sequences:
- the vps54 gene encoding vacuolar protein sorting-associated protein 54 isoform X2 — MSSNQGSSPIAQSGGPSDGLFRKPRDPSMAPRHYRTPRSLPDVCPKEPTGEGRALCDGPSVVADQHRWTVYNSKVNLPAALNDPRLAKRESDFFTKTWGLDFTETDVMPSFYLPNISREHFSSYLQETAQRERIHERCKNICPSKDDLSVPTITNNHDKARAELEQVPKIFMKPEFVLNDPATFNAVLPWSHFSVAGGKNSRDVASSRLLQEKLSHYLDVVEVSIARQISLRSEAFFHAMSSQHELQDRLRETADAVAKLRARTAAIDRVMCRGPLRALRDALTHNNCIKLHNKLKLMAAVHQTQPTVQLLLSTSEFVGALELIATTKEVLQQELQGIHSFRHLGSQLCEMERLIDKMMVADFSTYAQSDLNRPFEEDSQVLEKVTEQPAASGKDRLQSLVFGLLRQRKLDFLDIYSEEMVRAAKNVVRQCVVKSVSQISEIDADTVKFHEQMRLMTFHQWFDLLLDIFEHFILFLKRIKATLSVIRNVVLEVLDSSQRSRLADVSSATNHSDGRTNEDEEEEESVGGEAELAYLTHEGLFISDALNEAEQRSNAAAHAQTRAQTRTDACGSDSASATTESSSSREHNSNTTSSVPIGGAAAIEDVMPSDLELGRVANNVQELLYTASDVSHDRCIKVLMTRAKDGSLERLSSSEFVCLSQAVESFVSDTEELCGRRSVSLRGALQSQAYRFVQRFHEERKTKLSLLLDNERWKQAEVPAEFQDLVDSIADGRITLPDRKPTGSEDRKPSEFLCVDGEKYAVVGTVLLLIRMFLEYCQCVNDIPSITSDILTRLADLLKHFNSRSCQLVLGAGALQVVGLKTITTRNLALASRCLQLVVHYIPVIRAHFETRLQPKQYSILRHFGHITKDYNDHIAEVSAKLVAIMDSMFEKALSKYEVKAPMPSACLRNVCKQMAKMHEAIHELLPEEQTQMLFLRINASFKLHLKRQLARLGVVNDGGPQNGLVMVDVAFYSENVQALRSLERLDLNMPEIWEQKR; from the exons ATGTCCTCCAATCAGGGCTCGTCTCCGATCGCTCAGTCCGGCGGCCCCAGTGATGGGCTCTTCAGGAAGCCCAGGGACCCGTCGATGGCCCCCAGACACTATCGGACGCCGCGCTCCTTACCGGACGTCTGTCCTAAAGAGCCCACCG GTGAGGGTCGTGCTCTCTGTGACGGGCCGTCCGTTGTGGCCGACCAGCACCGCTGGACTGTGTATAACTCTAAAGTGAACCTCCCCGCGGCCCTGAACGACCCCAGGCTGGCCAAGAGAGAGTCGGACTTCTTCACTAAGACGTGGGGCCTGGACTTCACCGAGACTGACGTCATGCCTTCATTCTACCTGCCCAACATCAGCCGAGAACACTTCAGCTCCTACCTGCAGGAGACGGCTCAG AGGGAGAGGATTCACGAACGCTGTAAGAACATTTGCCCGAGCAAAGACGATCTGTCAGTGCCCACCATCACCAATAATCACG ATAAAGCCAGAGCTGAACTGGAGCAGGTGCCCAAG ATCTTCATGAAGCCTGAGTTTGTGCTGAATGATCCAGCCACGTTTAACGCCGTGTTGCCGTGGTCTCACTTCAGCGTCGCTGGGGGCAAGAACAGCCGAGATGTTGCATCGTCACGGTTACTGCAGGAAAAG TTGAGTCACTATCTGGACGTGGTGGAGGTGAGCATCGCTCGGCAGATCTCTCTCCGCTCCGAGGCCTTTTTCCACGCCATGTCGTCGCAGCACGAGCTCCAGGACCGTCTGCGAGAAACGGCGGACGCTGTGGCTAAGCTCCGCGCGCGCACCGCTGCCATCGACCGCGTGATGTGCCGCGGGCCGCTGCGAGCGCTGCGGGACGCCCTGACCCACAACAACTGCATTAAACTACACAACAAACTCAAGCTGATGGCCGCCGTGCACCAGACGCAGCCCACGGTGCAGCTGCTCCTCTCCACCTCAGAGTTCGTGGGGGCGCTGGAGCTCATCGCCACCACCAAAGAAGTGCTGCAGCAGGAACTGCAGGGGATTCACAGCTTCAG ACATTTGGGTTCTCAGCTCTGTGAGATGGAGAGGTTGATCGATAAGATGATGGTGGCCGATTTCTCCACGTATGCTCAGAGCGATCTCAATAGACCCTTCGAGGAGGACAGTCAGGTCCTGGAGAAG GTCACAGAGCAGCCTGCAGCTTCAGGAAAG GATCGCTTGCAGTCTCTGGTCTTTGGCCTGTTGAGACAGAGGAAGCTGGATTTCCTGGACATCTACAGCGAGGAGATGGTGCGCGCCGCCAAGAACGTCGTTCGACAG TGTGTTGTGAAGTCCGTGTCGCAGATCAGTGAGATCGATGCAGACACTGTCAA GTTTCATGAGCAGATGCGCTTGATGACGTTTCATCAGTGGTTTGATCTGCTGCTGGATATTTTTGAACACTTCATCCTGTTCCTCAAGAGGATCAAG GCTACGCTCAGCGTAATCCGCAACGTGGTGCTGGAGGTGCTGGACAGCAGCCAGAGGAGTCGGCTAGCAGACGTTTCCTCGGCAACCAATCATTCTGACGGCAGGACCAATGAGGACGAAGAGGAGGAGGAGTCCGTAGGCGGAGAGGCGGAGCTGGCGTATCTCACGCACGAGGGGCTGTTCATCAGCGATGCGCTGAATGAAGCGGAGCAGCGCAGTAACGCGGCAGCACATGCGCAGACGAGAGCGCAGACACGCACAGACGCCTGCGGGAGCGACTCGGCCTCCGCAACCACCGAATCTTCCTCCAGCAGGGAACACAACTCCAACACTACCTCCTCCGTGCCCATAGGGGGCGCTGCTGCGAT TGAGGACGTGATGCCGTCTGATCTGGAGTTGGGTCGGGTGGCCAATAACGTTCAGGAGCTGCTGTACACCGCCTCAGATGTCAGTCACGACCGCTGCATCAAAGTGCTCATGACGCGAGCCaag gacgGCTCTCTGGAGCGCCTGAGCTCGTCAgagtttgtgtgtttgagtCAGGCGGTGGAGTCGTTCGTCTCAGACACGGAGGAGCTGTGCGGCCGTCGCAGCGTGAGCCTGAGGGGGGCGCTGCAGAGTCAGGCCTACCGCTTCGTGCAGCGCTTCCACGAGGAGCGCAAGACTAAACTCAG TCTGCTGCTGGATAACGAGCGCTGGAAGCAGGCCGAGGTCCCGGCTGAGTTTCAGGATCTGGTGGACTCCATCGCTGACGGACGCATCACACTGCCTGACCGCAAACCCACTG GGTCCGAGGACAGGAAGCCCAGTGAGTTTCTGTGTGTCGATGGGGAGAAGTATGCTGTGGTCGG GACGGTGCTGCTGCTGATCCGGATGTTTCTGGAGTACTGCCAGTGTGTGAACGACATTCCCTCCATCACCTCCGACATCCTCACGCGCCTCGCCGACCTGctcaag CACTTCAACTCCCGCAGCTGTCAGCTGGTGCTGGGGGCGGGAGCTCTGCAGGTGGTCGGCCTGAAAACCATCACCACCAGAAACCTGG CTCTGGCGTCTCGCTGTCTTCAGCTGGTGGTTCACTACATCCCTGTGATCCGAGCGCACTTTGAGACCAGACTGCAGCCCAAACAGTACAGCATACTGAGACACTTCGGCCACATCACCAAG GACTATAATGATCACATCGCAGAGGTCTCTGCTAAACTAGTGGCCATCATGGACAGCATGTTTGAGAAGGCTCTGTCTAAG TATGAGGTGAAGGCACCGATGCCGTCTGCGTGTTTGCGTAACGTGTGTAAACAGATGGCCAAAATGCACGAGGCCATTCATGAACTCTTACCGGAGGAGCAGACGCAG atGCTGTTCCTCAGGATAAACGCCAGCTTtaagctgcatctgaagagACAGTTAGCGCGGCTGGGAGTCGTCAATGACGGCGGACCTCAgaatgg GCTGGTGATGGTGGACGTGGCGTTTTACTCGGAGAACGTGCAGGCTCTGCGCTCTCTGGAGCGTCTGGACTTAAACATGCCGGAGATCTGGGAGCAGAAAAGGTGA